One Eremothecium cymbalariae DBVPG#7215 chromosome 2, complete sequence DNA window includes the following coding sequences:
- the CET1 gene encoding polynucleotide 5'-phosphatase (similar to Ashbya gossypii AFL134W) — protein MSGENHQYNGSGRIPSLANVVNRGGNEGDGDNGSNALKPLSNDEVRKRLVHGEECSSNTNSQLDEETDTDEEVGEVAFNQNDFKFDFEKQEKDIGKPESGTMTLDGLTSERSTGKGGREELTATNVKESGRRSAEEYADMRVDDNSVVKKPMDIFEERESLESKKNNLKKDLKVLNEIASTARPSRYKVAPIWAQKWRPTVKALQNIGVKDHVQIDVSLTQVIPDDDLTKSVQDWIYATVLSVPTDQRQFIELEMKFGVLMDGGSDSQRVNPPVSSQSVYTELDARMKPDVDERVFFELNRYIKGISELNENTGKFNIIESHTKDELYRVGINTQRPRFLRMSRDVKTGRVGAFIEKKHISQLLLYSPKDSYDVKISVNVELPVPDNDPPEKYKDHIPISARTKERISYIHNDSCTRIDITKVSNHNQGVKKNDTELTHEIELELNTQALLNSFDNIANDSKGYASIIRTFLNNGTIIRRKLTSLSYEIFEGSKKL, from the coding sequence ATGTCGGGGGAAAATCATCAGTACAATGGATCTGGTCGGATCCCTTCACTGGCAAATGTTGTAAATCGCGGCGGGAACGAGGGCGACGGCGACAACGGTTCTAACGCATTGAAACCATTATCAAACGACGAGGTTCGAAAAAGACTTGTACATGGGGAGGAGTGTAGTTCGAATACGAATTCGCAGCTTGATGAGGAGACTGATACAGATGAGGAAGTTGGTGAGGTTGCATTTAACCAGAACGATTTTAAGTTTGACTTCGAGAAGCAGGAGAAGGATATAGGGAAACCCGAATCCGGAACGATGACACTTGATGGGTTAACATCCGAGAGGAGCACAGGGAAAGGAGGACGAGAGGAGTTGACAGCTACAAATGTCAAGGAATCGGGAAGGCGTTCGGCGGAGGAGTACGCGGATATGAGAGTGGATGATAACAGTGTCGTTAAGAAGCCaatggatatttttgaagagagAGAATCTTTGGAatcgaagaagaacaaTCTCAAGAAGGATCTGAAGGTATTAAATGAGATTGCGTCCACCGCAAGACCGAGTAGATATAAGGTTGCGCCGATTTGGGCTCAAAAATGGAGGCCTACTGTGAAGGCATTGCAGAACATTGGGGTGAAGGATCATGTGCAGATCGATGTTTCGCTTACGCAGGTTATTCCAGATGACGATCTAACGAAGTCAGTTCAAGATTGGATTTACGCAACAGTTTTGAGTGTTCCGACTGACCAGAGGCAGTTTATTGAGCTTGAAATGAAGTTTGGGGTTCTGATGGATGGTGGTTCTGACTCACAGAGAGTTAATCCTCCGGTTTCATCTCAAAGCGTTTACACTGAATTAGATGCGCGCATGAAGCCTGATGTTGATGAGCGTGTGTTCTTTGAGTTGAATCGGTACATAAAGGGCATCTCGGAACTCAACGAAAACACTggaaaattcaatattATCGAGTCACACACCAAGGATGAGCTTTATAGAGTTGGTATAAACACCCAAAGACCGAGGTTTCTCAGGATGAGCAGAGATGTGAAAACAGGCCGTGTTGGAGCGTTTATCGAGAAGAAACATATTTCCCAACTTCTTTTATATTCACCCAAGGATAGTTATGATGTTAAGATTTCAGTTAACGTTGAATTGCCTGTACCAGACAATGATCCCCCAGAGAAATACAAAGATCATATACCGATCAGTGCTAGAACCAAGGAACGTATTAGTTATATTCATAATGATTCATGTACCAGGATTGATATCACAAAGGTTTCCAACCACAATCAAGGTGTAAAGAAGAACGACACGGAGTTAACTCACGAAATAGAACTGGAGTTGAATACACAAGCACTTCTAAATTCTTTTGACAATATTGCAAATGATAGTAAGGGTTATGCATCCATAATAAGAACTTTTCTAAACAATGGAACGATTATTAGGAGAAAACTAACCTCTCTATCGtatgaaatatttgaaggtaGTAAAAAATTGTAA
- the ALG5 gene encoding dolichyl-phosphate beta-glucosyltransferase (similar to Ashbya gossypii AFL133C): MSVFVAFLLGPVLAVYLVVYLFSNTPRQAYPEELVYYTTSAKSKLKSGKLKYVMEDGEGSEDIELSVVVPSYNETGRISVMLTEAVEYLEESFPDKWEILIVDDGSQDDTSEYCLKLAKQKFKLKPDQLKVVKFSENRGKGGAVRHGMLHIRGKYGLFADADGASKFSDVEKLLDAMKETGNKNGSIAIGSRSHMLNTDAVVKRSFIRNIMMYGLHMLVYIFGIRSIGDTQCGFKLFDRNAVRQIFPYLHTEGWIFDVEILILALRKNIVIHEIPISWHEVGGSKMVLTRDSIKMAKDLVVIRLAYIFGIYGDKIAC; the protein is encoded by the coding sequence ATGTCTGTATTTGTTGCTTTCCTGCTGGGTCCTGTTCTTGCGGTATATCTGGTAGTGTATCTGTTTTCCAATACACCTAGACAAGCGTATCCTGAGGAGTTAGTGTATTATACGACATCAGCAAAGAGCAAATTGAAAAGTGGTAAATTGAAATATGTGATGGAGGATGGGGAAGGAAGTGAAGATATTGAGTTGTCTGTTGTTGTGCCAAGTTATAATGAGACTGGTAGGATTTCGGTGATGTTAACGGAGGCGGTTGAGTATTTGGAAGAGAGTTTTCCTGATAAGTGGGAGATTTTAATTGTTGATGATGGTTCACAGGATGATACCAGTGAGTACTGTTTAAAATTAGCGAAGCAGAAGTTTAAATTGAAACCAGACCAATTGAAGGTGGTTAAATTCAGTGAGAACAGGGGTAAGGGAGGGGCAGTGAGGCATGGGATGTTACATATTAGAGGCAAGTATGGGTTGTTTGCAGACGCGGATGGTGCTAGTAAATTCAGcgatgttgaaaagttgttAGACGCAATGAAAGAGACGGGTAATAAAAATGGTTCAATAGCCATAGGATCGAGATCACACATGCTTAATACAGATGCTGTTGTTAAGCGGTCGTTTATAAGAAACATTATGATGTATGGGTTGCATATGCTGGTTTACATATTTGGCATAAGGTCGATAGGTGATACTCAATGTGGCTTTAAATTATTTGATAGAAATGCTGTACGACAAATCTTCCCCTACTTACATACAGAAGGCTGGATATTTGACGTTGAAATCCTCATCTTAGCGTTGCGAAAAAATATTGTAATCCATGAGATTCCCATATCCTGGCACGAAGTTGGAGGTTCTAAAATGGTTTTGACAAGGGACAGTATTAAAATGGCCAAAGATTTGGTTGTTATCAGATTGGCATACATTTTCGGCATCTATGGTGACAAGATAGCGTGCTAA
- the SPT21 gene encoding Spt21p (similar to Ashbya gossypii AFL132C), which translates to MEEMSGNQQEAYIEMSVKILYTVDNESNSFLTRSKQDLPVRVEMVPSNSSPSKCAFRIGVVEVVHVLNEVYKSSPELFPPDGSGGSMMTNSDYNVYFKDVVEADEPFVSLGLLSRLRSGGGGGGAETEGGGGGTNGGMDDGSNGTGDRVEDVPLVIGRICTNFTSLLTRSSSAASAKARKTPEETLEVKMRFSKVITRSNSRRSSISKPYPAKRINSNMAVVGSNTTMSKKMTAGTPAGVACATGKYRKRDTNPMPAPKAFRTQSLPIWDHPKASGIRGGTIAHKIYMADRNKEQLSNQQFLQQSGVIQDRKPTYQVTSLQHDTTVSKFKVDDSISKRFDFMNKPKSKKGLQSKSISVQASSSSGASANGSLSSSKKTTSKATIKAQTSRRNSESTNVTIDGNSTVVGSSSLTVLNSKLDHASKEFRILSGESNLQDYLSQQQSKGNELFELEAQNDSPSINQNNKENVPPATGSLTSHQLLTSDLDAFFNLDLENMKHSEDEWFQGLFATPRDVNTCNTIPIEDENENDNEREHELVQAEIVQHETSGGTAGSSAIRKTAAAAVLANESISDTDRTSPIDTLSMPLLDLEPRFNQPSKFVSCADQLKRLPLLIKGKNNIQGNNTPADEDIGDEGIEDISSMEVSGAALRVPETTPGTNPATAADTVPNSTAACGSKRSSSDDVTSDYDDDEENLESMKKRRTMPSSPTSMFLSYKEDSAKEVYDDPPDTSYVAADEFAMVKIPNNHNSTPSTYRI; encoded by the coding sequence ATGGAAGAGATGAGTGGAAACCAGCAGGAGGCGTACATTGAGATGTCTGTGAAGATACTGTACACGGTGGATAATGAGTCGAATTCGTTCCTTACTAGGAGTAAACAAGATTTGCCGGTACGCGTTGAGATGGTGCCATCTAATTCTTCGCCTTCGAAGTGTGCATTTAGGATTGGTGTTGTGGAGGTGGTACATGTGCTCAACGAGGTGTACAAGAGTTCGCCGGAGTTGTTTCCGCCAGATGGGAGTGGGGGTTCAATGATGACCAACAGTGATTACAAtgtttattttaaagatgtTGTGGAGGCGGACGAGCCGTTTGTAAGCTTGGGGTTGCTGTCGAGGCTACGAAGTGGTGGAGGAGGTGGCGGAGCGGAGACGGAGGGTGGCGGAGGAGGAACGAACGGCGGTATGGATGATGGGAGCAATGGGACTGGAGACCGTGTAGAGGACGTACCGCTTGTTATAGGGCGTATATGTACGAATTTTACGTCTTTGCTTACGCGATCCAGTTCAGCTGCATCAGCCAAGGCGAGGAAAACTCCAGAGGAAACATTAGAGGTGAAGATGCGATTCTCTAAGGTGATCACAAGGTCGAATTCACGAAGATCCAGCATAAGTAAACCATATCCagcaaaaagaataaattCAAACATGGCGGTGGTGGGTAGTAATACCACGATGTCGAAAAAGATGACAGCGGGCACACCCGCTGGTGTCGCGTGTGCGACTGGCAAGTACAGGAAACGTGATACAAACCCAATGCCGGCACCCAAGGCGTTTAGAACGCAGTCGCTGCCCATCTGGGATCACCCTAAAGCCAGCGGGATACGTGGAGGAACAATCGCTCACAAAATCTACATGGCAGATAGGAACAAAGAGCAACTCTCGAATCAACAATTTCTGCAGCAGTCCGGGGTTATACAGGATCGGAAACCAACCTACCAGGTCACCTCATTGCAACATGACACAACGGTATCTAAGTTCAAGGTTGATGATTCAATCAGCAAGAGGTTTGATTTTATGAACAAGCCGAAATCCAAGAAGGGGCTCCAGAGTAAGTCAATATCAGTGCAAGCATCTTCCTCGTCCGGTGCTTCCGCCAATGGCAGTTTGAGCAGCTCTAAAAAGACTACTAGTAAAGCAACAATTAAGGCGCAGACATCAAGACGCAATAGTGAATCTACAAATGTCACAATTGATGGGAATTCTACTGTAGTTGGGTCTTCATCGCTTACAGTGTTAAATTCAAAGTTGGACCATGCGTCCAAGGAGTTCAGAATTCTAAGCGGGGAGTCCAACCTGCAAGACTATTTATCACAGCAGCAGAGTAAGGGTAATGAACTTTTCGAGCTAGAAGCACAAAATGACAGTCCATCGATaaatcaaaacaacaagGAAAATGTCCCACCGGCTACTGGTTCTTTAACATCCCACCAGTTGCTTACCAGCGATCTCGATGCCTTTTTTAACTTGGACTTGGAAAACATGAAGCACTCAGAGGATGAATGGTTCCAAGGGTTATTTGCTACGCCAAGAGATGTCAACACATGCAACACAATCCccattgaagatgaaaatgaaaatgataaCGAGCGTGAACATGAGTTAGTGCAAGCAGAAATCGTGCAGCATGAAACTAGCGGTGGTACAGCTGGCTCCTCAGCTATCAGGAAaactgcagcagcagcagttcTGGCAAACGAATCCATCAGCGACACAGATCGCACATCCCCAATAGACACACTATCAATGCCTCTCTTGGACCTAGAACCTAGGTTCAACCAACCCTCGAAATTCGTCAGTTGCGCCGAtcaattgaaaagattGCCACTGCTCATCAAGGGcaaaaataatatacagGGGAACAACACACCCGCTGATGAAGACATCGGAGATGAAGGCATTGAGGATATAAGCTCAATGGAAGTAAGCGGCGCCGCACTCCGCGTGCCAGAAACTACGCCAGGTACAAACCCCGCCACAGCTGCGGACACCGTTCCAAACAGCACCGCCGCCTGTGGTAGCAAACGCTCGTCCTCTGATGATGTAACTTCTGACTATGACGACGATGAAGAGAACTTGGAATCAATGAAAAAACGTAGAACCATGCCCTCGTCCCCCACATCCATGTTTTTGTCTTACAAAGAAGATTCAGCTAAAGAGGTTTACGACGATCCCCCAGATACCAGCTACGTGGCGGCAGATGAGTTTGCGATGGTTAAGATACCGAATAACCATAACTCTACCCCATCAACATATAGAATCTAA